From Bradyrhizobium sp. AZCC 1610:
TTATCCCATCGTAAAGGCGAAGCTTCCGGAGCTGCGCATGGTCGTGGTCGCCGGCCCGCGCATCGATGCGGCGTCACTGGCAGCACCTGCGGGCGTCGAGGTACGGGCTTTCGTCGCCAATCTCGATCGCCATCTCGCAGCCTGCGATCTTGCCTTGGTGCAAGGCGGGCTCACCACCTGCATGGAACTTGCTGCCGCCGGCACGCCGTTCGTCTATTTTCCGCTGCGAAATCATTTTGAGCAGACCTTTCACGTCGCTCATCGCCTTCGCCGCTACGGCGCAGGCATTCAAAGGGATTTCGCCGCCTCCACGCCGGACATGATTGCCGATGCGATGATGCTGGCTTTATCGAGGTCGGGTAAGCCGAATCCAGTCGAGGCCGATGGGGCGAGACGTGCAGCGCGCATGATCGCCGAGCTGCTGGCATAGCCAAGCTTTCGGCCAGACAATCCCGAGCTATTCGCGGTAAACCGCCTTTGGATCGAACAGCTTGTCCGCATCGACGAATGACAATCGCGCACCACCATCGACCTTGCGGTAGAAGCAGGACCGCCGGCCGGTGTGACAGGCGGCGCCGATCTGCTCTACCCTGATCCAGACCGCGTCCTGGTCGCAATCCAGGCGCATCTCGACCACGCGCTGGGTCTGACCCGACGTCTCACCTTTTCGCCACAACGCATTGCGCGAACGGCTGAAGTACCAGGCCTCGCCGCTCGCGATCGTCTTGCGCAGCGCCTCGTCATTCATGTGCGCAACCATCAGCACGTCGCCGGTGGCGGCATCGGTCGCGACACAGGTCACGAGCCCGGACGCGTCGAATTTGGGCTGGAAATCCAGCCCTTCTTCGCGGTCATGGTCATGTTTTGAAGCGGACACGGCTGGCCTCGCAAACTTCAAGCGAGGTTACCGGCTCGGTCCTCGCGCCAGGGACAGGAAACGCTGCTGCTCCGCC
This genomic window contains:
- the hisI gene encoding phosphoribosyl-AMP cyclohydrolase; translation: MSASKHDHDREEGLDFQPKFDASGLVTCVATDAATGDVLMVAHMNDEALRKTIASGEAWYFSRSRNALWRKGETSGQTQRVVEMRLDCDQDAVWIRVEQIGAACHTGRRSCFYRKVDGGARLSFVDADKLFDPKAVYRE